The stretch of DNA GTCAGCTCCGCCACCCTCGCCTtccgctccgccgcggcgcccgccaTGGCGGCGTGCTGGCGGCCGCCGTGCTCGTGCAGTAGGGCGAGCGAGGCGgcacctagctagctagctagaagcAATCATCGAGGTTCACGGGATTGATAAGATGGTGTGGCTCCATCCATCATCGATGATTCGATGCCCATTTTTATAGCGGAAGAAAAACTAGCTAGTGCGCGCGAGTGTGGGGGTCCAGGTCCTCCCTCAGTGTGTGCCGTGCGTCTGGTGATTTATTGCGGGCATCATCACTGGCGCCGGAGAGGGCGCGGTAGGTGCGGCTCCTCTacgccgacgcggcggcgctgacgAGCGACCAGAGGTGAGAGATGAAGCTGACGGGTGTgacccacctgtcagtgagAGAAGCTGCGGGTTTCAGCTGTTAGAAAAGTTGAGCAGGGGCAATCAAGACATTTCATGTCACCTTGCTGACCGTGTGCCACGTGGGCAAAAGtgatacaaataaaaaaatcgcgagataaaaataataaatatatagttattattaaaaataataatcGAGCGAGTGCCCTCTGTAAAAAAACCCCACAGGCCACACCGTTGAGAACTGTTCAGCGTCCAGCATGTCGCGCAGTGGCGCCGAGCTGCCGGCTGGGCTGTCACGCATCCGAttccggcgagcgcggcggggcaGAAAACTGGCAaagccaccagcagcagcgccaccgGCCCGCGACTCAGCGAGTGTGATCGTGAACACACACAACTTCTGCTGTTCTGCATTTAACATGACGGGGCTGACAGCCCATGACTGTTTGGGCCTTTCGTAGGCCTCTCAAGCACAAAGATGCCCGTGCCGAGCCCAATGCCTCACTGAGCCCAATTTGAagatcagaagttcagaacggacagaaaacaacaacaaaatgaaagcagttcaaaaaaaagaagaaagcacTAAATATAAAACCTTAAAAAGTCGAAAGCTCTTTATACTGATTATCATTTTCTGAAGGAGTGTAGAATGAACTGACAAATTAACATTAGCCAAGAATATTTGTTCATATAGACATACAAAGGCGGGGGTGTGGGTACCAACGAAACTTCATGCAAAAGAAAAGCACCCACTCCCACTATTCTAACAGTTACATTAAGTAAGATTAACATAACAAGACATGCTTGGGGTGAAAGAAAGATTGTGGGATGGGTGCTCCTGAAGCCACCGAGAGGCTAGTGAGATTTCTTCAAACTGCAGATGGTAGCTGCTCTTCAAACTGCAATACCAAATAAGTTGGTAAAGTGCAGTATTTTTGCCAATTTGGGCGCTGTAGTTATCTGTCTCTCAAGCTTATCTAGCAAAGTAGTAGTATCAACCTCCTCATCAACGATTTATGTTCTGCACAAAATACAGAACACATAATTTCAATCAGGAGTCTCGAACATCACCAACTAagcggtgtgtgtgtgtggggtgtggggggggggggtgagggaTGCATATCATCTTTAGGGCTTGTTCGGTTAATCCCCTCCACAAGCGGATTGGGAGGGATTGAGGGGGATTTTGGGGATTCAATCCCTTCCAACCCCCTCCAAAGCCTCAAGGGATGCAAGTTCAGGGCATTTCTTCTGCAGGATGTTAAAAAAATGAAGAAACTATACTGTGCCAAAATCTTAAGGTGCAAATAATCCAAATGCTAGTCGGAAAAGCAAGAATATCATTTGTTTTACATAGAGCAAAGGGACTGCCATGAGTTATGGCATACTATTTCCAGTAAAAAAGGTCATACGAAAGAAAATGAAACAAATTTGTCACACCATGGACAAAAACTGATGCCAGCAGTTGTCAGGTTTGATTCTAATTATCATCTAACATGCAACAATTTCACGGACAACATGCTCTTTTCACTttattttagatttagatgGGTTGCCAAATAATGAAATGTACACAAGAGGACTGGAAGAGCTTTGTGCATATCCATAAAGTTGAGCCTAGCACATAGAGGTGACATGACTAATCATGTTCTGACTCTGCTAAATAATATATAGCTAATCATTTACCTGCAAAGCATGCTGCCCAGCTGAAGCTTAACAACCCTCCACTGCAAACAATGAGAAGAGCCTCCTTGATTAGTTTCTTGCCACTGACGATAGGAAAGGAATCAAAGATTAGCAGTTCACCTGAAAAAACAAAAGAGAGAAGTTAATTAACAAACAAAATTAAGTTAGcattatataaatataaatcatTTAAAAGATCAAAACATTTCCAAAAATAATTAGCACCTGGATGGTCCTGCATACAACAAAAGTTAAGGATAAAGACAAAACAAAAGAGAATAGGAGGGAAACAACAAATGTTAGTAAGATAACCTGTAAAAAAGAGTTAAATAACAGATAGAATCAAGCTATATGAGAACAAACAGTAAACAATATGAGCTTGATCAGGAACCTGTCAAGCAAAACACTAGTCACAGCTGTACAGAAATTTCAGTCAGCAAAGTCAGGTTCCTGCTGCCTGGATTGCAGAACCAAAGAATCCTTCAAAGATTTACATTGTCCAACAAATTTACACAGCTCGATTATATTAAAGCCCATCAGACAATAAATATTAGAAGGACATAGAAAGGAAAAATAACAGAACATAAagtaaaataaaagcaaaaaatgaaaaaaaaaattaaataggaCTGGGGAAAAAAGAAGCAGCAAATGATTATCTGAAAGTACTACTGATTCCGAATAGGCAGTTCAACCAAAGTTTACGAGTTACAACAAGGTTCCATGAAACTGAATTGACACTACATAGACATTTATTCAGTGGTCTAAGGAGTCTCATATCCCTTCAAAAGTCTACAAAGAAGGAAGCTCTTATAGTCCCATCTTGTGATCGAAGGGAAAAGGGGGTAGAAAGAACGGAATTAGAAGGCTGGCCGAAGAAAAGTAAGTCTCATTAGCTCTAGCTCAGGTCCATGCCATCTCCAACCTGGCTGGGGATTGGAGACACAGCAGAGTAGGACCTCTCGAAAGGGGAAGGGTGCAGCTGCGCACCACGCCTGCGCTTAAAGGAGCAACCTTCATTGCTGTCAACTTCATGCTTCCTGCGGATACCCCTCACTGCCTGCTGCTCGAGTGGAGAGAGCGGGAACAACTGCCCACTCACCCGACAGAGCGAGTTGTGGTTATCATAGAGGATCCTCTGGTTGCAGTTTTTGTCGCAGATGTGAGTGGTTCCAGTCAGTTTGCAACGGAACATGTTTCCAAAAACGTGCTCATTCTGGCACCTCTTGTCACACTTGTGACTAGGGTTTGACCCTTCTGTGTTAAGAATGGCAGACAAGAAAATCACATTGCTGGGCTCAGCAATCACAGATTTGCCAAATACCTCCATTGCACTGCTGCAAAAAATCTCCTCACAGACCCCTTTCGGTTCTGAGGGTGGAAGTTTCTGCAACCCAAAACAAAAAATGGTTCAGAGTTCTATTTTGGAGCTACTGCAAGTCTGCAATTGACCACACTGCTATTTCTTGATGCTACTGCTGAGCCAACTCATCAGACTAATAATTTAAAGTAATTGGGAATTGTATTGTCAGGAGCCTAATTAGCAATAAATTATAGCAGATTCGTGACATTTTCGCCCAATTCCTGCGTCATAAATCTGCAGAAGTTTTCACTCATGTGCCTGACAATAAAATCTGAGTTTCATCGAATTTTGGCCGAAACTGTAAGAGTTTCATTTCACCAAACCGAATCTGAGATACGGACAGTACAGCTAACAGCTGGCACTGAACCTTAACGAATATAAAATTCGCAAAGTAGAAATATAAAATCTCGCAtatacaaacaaaaaaaataagacCCTCAAAAGTCAGCATCCATCCCTTTCGACCGTGTAGGCAAACCAGAAATCTTCTTCTTACCAAATATTAAACAAAGGCTAACCAAATACCTAGCTGCCCCACTCCTCCTCTGCCTTTACCACTGCAATTTTATCAGATCTGAACGGTAAAAAAATGCAACCACCTCATCatccgcaataaatcctcataTGGCAGCGTCTCGCGCCACAATCCACATGCAACGCAACCGGAACAGAATAAACAACTGCTAATCCAAAATTTAAACGGACCCTCTTCTTTCCTCGAAACCCCAAAATTGAATTCTCGGGCAAAAGCACGCCTACAGAGTGGAAGAAGGGGGACTTACCGGCAAGGTCGGAGGCGCAAGCCGAGGCAGGGAAGGGTGGGGAGAAACAGCAGGGGACGAGACGACACGGAAGAGGGCttcgccctctctctctctctctctctctctctctctctctctctctctccgcccCGTGGAACACGAACCTCAGTCAGCAGCAACAGCCGGGAGGAGGGTGGGAGGGAGGACCCTAATTTATAGGATCTGCGGCCTTCATCAAATGACCAAAATGCCCACACAAATGGACccagagctttttttttttttgatacttAGACCCAGAGCTTGAGACGTCGACACGAAGCTCGCGCGTGCTCGCGTCCTCAACGTCCCTGAGTGGCTAGCTCCCTGTACGGCGGCTCAGATCCGGCTCGGCTCATGGCTCAACCTGTGGGCCCGGTCTCCGGTATAGTATAGTATGAAGTCAAGCAACGAGCAGTTTGTTCTCATTTCGTGGGGTTTCTAGGAACGATATACAGGACCAACTTGTCAAAATCcctataataataatttgaGAGTAAAGTCCGTCACTAGTTCCTAAATTTGTTGGGTTGTGTCAGCCAGTTCTTAAATTTGCAAATTGATCATTTAAATTCTCAAACTTGTTCAACTATGCCATCCTAATCCCAAAACATATAAATCACCCGTTTAAGCCCTCAAACTTGTTCATATGCGTCATCATAGTCTCTAATCTTGGTTTTGAGTCCCATCTGGATCAAAACAGGGCGATCTAAATATTTCATAGTTTTTTCATACGAACTCGAATGAAGATAAACTTTATGTCAAAATTATAGCCCTCGTCACAATCTACACTACAAATTTATAGTTgaaaagttttttatttgaagtcatttagtatttcaaaatTTATAGACCTACAACAATATTTTGGGACCCTAACTAGTTTTAGTTAAGAAACTTTTCAACTACGAAGTTATAGATCGCGTTGAAggctacaattttgatataaaatttgTCTTCATTCGAGTTTATGTGAAAAaagtt from Panicum virgatum strain AP13 chromosome 9K, P.virgatum_v5, whole genome shotgun sequence encodes:
- the LOC120650551 gene encoding uncharacterized protein LOC120650551, with the protein product MEVFGKSVIAEPSNVIFLSAILNTEGSNPSHKCDKRCQNEHVFGNMFRCKLTGTTHICDKNCNQRILYDNHNSLCRVSGQLFPLSPLEQQAVRGIRRKHEVDSNEGCSFKRRRGAQLHPSPFERSYSAVSPIPSQVGDGMDLS